In Sedimentibacter sp. MB31-C6, one genomic interval encodes:
- the ablA gene encoding lysine 2,3-aminomutase: protein MTYYNEIELWKDVKPEQWNDWKWQVENRLDSVEKLKKVINFTKKEEEDIAKVLEKFRMGITPYYAAHMDKDDPRDPIRMQAVPTFVETHVSSADMLDPLHEDTDSPAPGLTHRYPDRVLFLITDQCSMYCRHCTRRRFAGQCDDEVSMENIDKCIEYIRNTPVVRDVLLSGGDCLLVSDEKLEYIFKKLREIPHVEIIRLGSRTPVVLPQRITDDLVNMLKKYHPVWLNTHFNHPNEFTEESMEALRKLADAGIPLGNQSVLLRGVNDCPHIMRDLVHKLVMNRVRPYYIYQCDLSLGIEHFRTPVAKGIEIIESLRGHTSGYAVPTFVVDAPGGGGKIPVMPNYVLSQSADKVILRNYEGVITTYTEPHLPELECTCDVCQGKKEDPLTGVAGLLQGDELALEPTKLARRDRTKH from the coding sequence ATGACTTACTACAATGAGATTGAATTATGGAAAGATGTAAAACCTGAGCAATGGAATGACTGGAAATGGCAAGTTGAAAACAGATTAGACTCCGTAGAAAAATTAAAAAAGGTAATTAATTTTACTAAAAAAGAAGAAGAAGATATTGCAAAAGTATTGGAAAAATTCAGAATGGGTATCACACCATATTATGCAGCTCACATGGATAAAGATGATCCAAGAGATCCAATTAGAATGCAAGCAGTTCCAACATTCGTCGAAACTCATGTAAGTTCAGCTGATATGTTAGACCCATTGCATGAAGACACAGATTCACCGGCACCTGGTTTAACTCATAGATATCCAGACAGAGTATTATTTTTAATAACTGATCAATGTTCTATGTACTGTAGACACTGTACTAGAAGAAGATTTGCTGGACAATGTGACGACGAAGTTTCAATGGAAAATATAGATAAATGTATAGAATATATAAGAAATACTCCAGTAGTAAGAGATGTTTTATTATCAGGAGGAGATTGTTTATTAGTTTCTGATGAAAAGTTAGAATATATATTTAAGAAATTAAGAGAAATACCACATGTTGAAATAATTCGTCTTGGATCAAGAACACCTGTTGTTTTGCCACAAAGAATCACTGATGATTTAGTAAATATGCTTAAAAAATATCATCCAGTTTGGTTAAATACTCATTTTAATCATCCAAATGAGTTTACAGAAGAATCAATGGAAGCTTTAAGAAAACTTGCTGATGCAGGTATACCTTTAGGAAATCAATCAGTATTGTTAAGAGGAGTAAATGATTGCCCTCATATTATGAGAGATTTAGTTCATAAATTAGTTATGAACAGAGTAAGACCATACTATATTTATCAATGTGACCTTTCTTTAGGTATTGAGCATTTTAGAACACCTGTTGCAAAAGGTATTGAAATAATTGAAAGTTTAAGAGGTCATACATCAGGATATGCAGTACCAACATTTGTTGTCGATGCTCCTGGTGGTGGCGGTAAAATACCTGTAATGCCAAACTATGTATTATCACAATCAGCTGATAAAGTTATTTTAAGAAACTATGAAGGCGTTATAACAACATATACTGAGCCACATTTACCAGAATTAGAATGTACATGTGATGTATGTCAAGGTAAAAAAGAGGATCCTTTAACAGGAGTTGCTGGATTACTTCAAGGTGATGAATTAGCTCTTGAACCAACAAAATTAGCAAGAAGAGACAGAACTAAACATTAA
- a CDS encoding zinc-binding dehydrogenase, which produces MIKKGNPYGTHRVIEPKGVLPQPATKIDNSMEIYDNEIRINVQTLNVDSASFTQIKDQAGGDEGKIKVIMKGIVADRGKHQNPVTGSGGMLIGTVEEIGPALEGKTDLKVGDKIATLVSLSLTPLVIEEITAVRKDIDQVDIKGKAILFESGIYAKLPDDIPENLALSVLDVAGAPAQTVKLVKEGDTVLVLGGAGKSGILCLYEAKKLAGPNGKVICWAHREVSLEKVKKLGIADVCISGDATNAMEVYDKVMEATDGKLCDLVISCVSRPNCEMSSILATKDEGTVYFFSMATSFTKAALGAEGVGKDINMIIGNGYTKGHADTSLQIMRESKEMRDLYTKLYA; this is translated from the coding sequence ATGATTAAAAAAGGAAACCCATATGGAACTCATCGTGTTATTGAACCAAAAGGTGTTTTACCACAACCAGCAACAAAAATTGACAACTCTATGGAAATATATGACAACGAAATACGAATTAATGTACAAACATTAAATGTTGATTCAGCTAGTTTTACACAGATTAAAGATCAAGCTGGTGGAGATGAAGGAAAAATTAAAGTTATAATGAAGGGAATAGTTGCTGATAGAGGTAAACATCAAAACCCTGTAACTGGATCAGGTGGAATGCTTATAGGAACTGTTGAAGAAATAGGACCTGCATTAGAAGGTAAAACTGATTTAAAAGTTGGAGATAAAATAGCAACATTAGTTTCATTATCTTTAACTCCATTAGTTATTGAAGAAATTACTGCAGTAAGAAAAGATATAGACCAAGTTGATATTAAAGGTAAAGCTATATTATTTGAAAGTGGTATTTATGCAAAATTACCAGATGATATACCAGAAAACCTTGCATTATCTGTTCTAGATGTAGCAGGAGCTCCAGCTCAAACAGTTAAACTTGTTAAAGAAGGAGACACTGTTTTAGTATTAGGCGGTGCAGGAAAATCAGGTATATTGTGTCTATATGAAGCAAAGAAATTAGCTGGTCCTAATGGAAAAGTTATATGCTGGGCTCATAGAGAAGTATCACTTGAAAAAGTAAAAAAATTAGGTATAGCTGATGTATGTATATCAGGAGATGCAACAAATGCTATGGAAGTTTATGATAAAGTAATGGAAGCTACAGATGGTAAACTATGTGATTTAGTTATTAGCTGTGTATCTAGACCTAATTGTGAAATGTCATCTATACTTGCAACTAAGGATGAAGGAACAGTATACTTCTTCAGCATGGCAACAAGCTTTACTAAAGCAGCATTAGGTGCTGAAGGTGTTGGAAAAGACATAAATATGATTATAGGTAATGGATATACTAAAGGACATGCAGATACATCTCTTCAAATAATGAGAGAAAGTAAGGAAATGAGAGATTTATACACTAAATTGTACGCTTAA
- the murI gene encoding glutamate racemase: MDNRPIGIFDSGVGGLTVMREIIEQLPYENLIYFGDTARIPYGSKSVQTIKKYAFQCASFLKSKDVKTIVIACNTASSIALEHLQNNFDLPVIGVIEPGSRSAASATKNGRIGVIGTIATINSNAYQSKIMEYKHDSEVIGIPCPLFVPIIEEGWEYSTVAELTAEKYLTELIEHDVDSLVLGCTHYPILRYTIKKVVGPNVKLVNPAFETARDLRKLLTDENILNENYEIPNYEYYTSDAPERFRRIGGNFLKKEIDNLYEIAIDNL, encoded by the coding sequence ATGGATAATAGACCTATTGGAATTTTTGATTCTGGCGTTGGCGGACTTACTGTAATGAGAGAAATTATAGAGCAACTTCCCTATGAAAATCTTATATATTTTGGTGATACAGCTAGAATACCATATGGATCAAAATCAGTTCAAACAATAAAGAAATATGCATTTCAATGTGCTTCTTTCTTGAAAAGCAAGGACGTAAAAACAATAGTTATTGCATGTAACACTGCTAGTTCAATTGCTCTTGAACACCTTCAAAACAATTTTGATTTACCCGTTATTGGAGTAATCGAGCCTGGTTCTAGAAGTGCTGCTTCTGCAACAAAAAATGGTCGTATTGGCGTAATTGGTACTATAGCTACTATTAACAGTAATGCTTACCAATCAAAAATCATGGAGTATAAACATGATTCTGAAGTTATCGGTATACCTTGTCCACTTTTTGTTCCAATAATTGAGGAAGGTTGGGAATATTCAACTGTAGCAGAATTAACAGCTGAAAAATATCTTACGGAATTAATTGAACATGATGTAGATTCATTAGTATTAGGATGTACTCATTATCCAATATTGAGATACACAATTAAAAAAGTTGTGGGACCAAATGTTAAACTTGTAAATCCAGCCTTTGAAACTGCTCGAGATTTAAGAAAACTCCTAACAGATGAAAATATACTCAATGAAAACTATGAAATACCTAACTATGAGTATTATACAAGCGATGCACCTGAACGGTTTAGGAGAATTGGAGGTAATTTTTTAAAAAAAGAAATAGATAATTTATATGAAATAGCTATAGATAATCTTTAG
- a CDS encoding DUF1934 domain-containing protein, whose amino-acid sequence MENVKIKIVTIQTIDDAGNEDTIELVTEAKIDKTDECFIIDYDESDITETKESKTRLKIYKDKMLMTKIGTFSSKMEFEKGKNFQNIYSTPYGTFDLNFSTLCYEYNLNNKGKGSVYVEYKMVFGKSSKNYNKLKIDIL is encoded by the coding sequence TTGGAAAATGTTAAAATTAAAATAGTTACGATTCAAACAATTGATGATGCTGGTAATGAAGATACTATAGAGCTTGTTACAGAAGCTAAGATTGATAAAACAGATGAATGCTTTATAATAGATTATGATGAAAGTGATATTACTGAAACTAAAGAAAGTAAAACTAGACTAAAAATATATAAAGATAAAATGCTTATGACAAAAATCGGAACTTTTTCTTCTAAAATGGAATTTGAAAAAGGGAAGAACTTTCAAAACATTTATTCTACGCCCTATGGAACTTTTGACTTAAATTTTAGCACACTATGTTATGAATATAATCTGAATAACAAAGGAAAAGGTAGTGTTTATGTAGAGTATAAAATGGTTTTTGGTAAATCAAGTAAAAATTATAATAAATTAAAGATTGATATTTTATAA
- a CDS encoding sigma-54 interaction domain-containing protein produces the protein MERKYFDCLIQAIDLINDGIHIVDRSGKIVYYNAAAKRLDEIDVDKAIGRHILEVYPSLTFDTSTLIKVLNTGNPIFNIEQNFINYKGDKISTINSTLPIIYNNKIVGAMEVSRNITEVRVLSEKIINLQRELYETNNTSVEKIKKPKAHYTFIDIIGQSKEMLKLKTLGLKAAMSDSPVMVCGNTGTGKELFVQSIHNSSNRKNKPFIAQNCAALPSNLLESILFGSVKGSFTGAENRPGLFELANNGTLFLDEINSMPLELQAKLLRVLQDGRIRRVGSSNTIDVDVRIISAINIDLNEVIESKQLRQDLFYRLNVITLIIPDLSKRKEDISILIDYFIKKYNDKCKKFFNGVSKEVLDIFMDYSWPGNVRELEHAIESAISLYDGDIIREEHLPFQFKNFHPTKNFTLDTNVIQPLNTAVEKVEKEIITSALEQTDYNISKAAKIINVPRQTLQYKIKKLDIPFK, from the coding sequence ATGGAAAGAAAATATTTTGATTGTTTAATTCAGGCGATTGATCTAATTAATGACGGAATACATATTGTTGACAGAAGCGGAAAAATTGTATATTACAATGCTGCAGCTAAACGTTTAGATGAAATAGATGTAGACAAAGCAATTGGCAGGCATATATTAGAAGTTTACCCATCACTTACTTTTGATACAAGTACATTGATAAAAGTATTAAATACAGGTAATCCAATTTTTAATATTGAACAAAATTTTATCAACTATAAAGGTGATAAAATTTCTACAATTAATTCAACACTTCCTATTATATATAACAATAAAATAGTTGGTGCAATGGAAGTATCTCGTAATATTACTGAAGTAAGGGTTTTATCTGAAAAAATTATTAACCTTCAGAGGGAACTATATGAAACTAATAATACAAGTGTAGAAAAAATAAAAAAGCCTAAAGCACATTATACTTTTATTGATATAATTGGTCAAAGTAAGGAAATGCTTAAGCTTAAGACTCTAGGATTGAAGGCTGCCATGTCAGATTCTCCTGTCATGGTCTGTGGAAATACAGGTACAGGTAAGGAGCTATTTGTACAATCTATACATAATTCTAGCAATAGAAAAAATAAACCCTTTATTGCTCAAAACTGTGCAGCTTTACCTTCTAACTTATTGGAAAGCATTTTGTTTGGTTCAGTTAAAGGGAGTTTTACTGGTGCTGAAAATAGACCTGGATTATTTGAACTTGCAAATAATGGGACATTGTTTTTAGATGAAATTAACTCTATGCCTCTAGAACTTCAAGCTAAGTTATTAAGAGTTTTACAAGATGGACGTATAAGAAGGGTTGGGTCAAGTAATACTATTGATGTTGATGTAAGAATTATATCAGCTATTAATATAGATTTAAATGAAGTTATAGAAAGTAAACAACTAAGGCAAGATTTATTTTATAGACTAAATGTAATTACTTTAATAATCCCAGATTTATCAAAACGAAAAGAAGATATTTCAATTTTAATAGATTATTTTATAAAAAAGTATAATGATAAATGTAAAAAATTCTTTAACGGCGTATCTAAAGAGGTTTTAGATATTTTTATGGATTATAGTTGGCCTGGTAATGTAAGGGAACTCGAACATGCAATTGAAAGTGCAATTAGTCTTTATGATGGTGACATAATTAGAGAAGAACATTTGCCATTTCAGTTTAAAAATTTTCACCCTACTAAAAATTTTACTTTAGATACAAATGTTATTCAACCACTAAATACTGCTGTAGAAAAAGTAGAGAAGGAAATAATTACATCAGCCTTAGAACAGACAGATTATAATATATCAAAAGCTGCAAAAATAATAAATGTTCCACGTCAAACTTTACAATATAAAATAAAAAAATTAGATATACCTTTTAAATAA
- a CDS encoding cupin domain-containing protein, producing MIKKAKELRIKEEHNLKGGRDTVKVINFLEEKDSNGVGRLFGVSTIPVGGSIGYHEHKGDNETYYILKGTAKVCDNGKDEILGPGDCMVCFDGNFHGIENIGDCDLEFVSLILYTEQHK from the coding sequence ATGATAAAAAAGGCAAAGGAATTAAGAATAAAAGAAGAACACAACCTAAAAGGTGGAAGAGATACAGTAAAAGTTATTAATTTTTTAGAAGAAAAGGATAGTAATGGAGTTGGAAGGCTTTTTGGAGTAAGTACAATTCCTGTTGGAGGTTCCATAGGTTATCACGAGCATAAGGGTGATAATGAGACTTATTATATTTTAAAGGGAACTGCTAAAGTTTGTGATAACGGGAAAGATGAAATTTTAGGACCTGGCGACTGTATGGTATGTTTTGATGGTAATTTTCACGGAATAGAAAATATTGGTGATTGCGATTTGGAATTTGTATCTTTAATTTTATATACAGAACAGCATAAATAA